Proteins from a single region of Hermetia illucens chromosome 3, iHerIll2.2.curated.20191125, whole genome shotgun sequence:
- the LOC119653102 gene encoding disintegrin and metalloproteinase domain-containing protein 9, with translation MGARRNEISAVLGRQGLAAVIDNAFLCLQVMFSGSRWRTVLGKWNLPRLVYEAVPLRADKLSLRTLGLVLLALTLEPAEAAHSTFADNAFTTGHPKNEFSQHFIIKPEIYHGRHKRAIRNTLEEAGSHASHISLSYIHDGERIIADLKLNEELIPQGHFLRYQNGTGGNALKTFNKTDINLCHYQGAIRGKANSRVAISTCNGINGLVYDGTESYYIYSDSEGELQSDHYLFRNSDMLYNATCGVHSDHEHEREDFFIGQAANRILRYKRSKEENIIRGPYNANRHSSFVELVIVVDNKVYKGLGENMKKVHNHCKDIANIVNALYVPLNIFVALVGVVVWNESNEIELSSDGDDTLKKFLHYRRNSLLSYPNDNAQLLTKEQFEGGVVGKALKGPICTYEYSGGVSMEHSQLVAVVATTVAHEMGHNFGMEHDSTECKCVEEKCIMSASSTSLVPRHWSSCSIDQLNVAFSHGMNYCLRNKPTKLFESPQCGNGFVEPGEQCDCGLPEFCENSCCDPGTCMLHANASCATGECCDLTTCRPKNPGTECRSADEECDLPEYCTGESEFCPPDIYKRDTEVCDNGNAYCYRGSCRSRANQCKILWGPSGDSSDHCYEKNVDGNRHGNCGYDRLKNEYIPCAAADVHCGMLHCKHLNERLEFGMESVAILSHSFMSHGGTIIPCRTAIVDLGLQSPDPGLAPNGSKCGLNKMCVDQKCVGIEALHLKGIGPKCPNDCNGQGVCNSEGHCHCNVGFAPPDCSNPGQGGSIDSGPASNPNGRIGFTRAMYIFFLGIVPCIAIISFLTYYWKQNHPLQFRKPSNVTKVTLKTSPTSQRMPPSNPSTDDMNSALLKSPTDDNAFLHNSMFGKFKGFTLKPLPNSTNISNNTGAKVALVHPVAKPPDPSKQAGSVPFRAAPPVPKRPPSSVERNDNENTDPNVNSMKAPALPPPNAGFNTARPLISDPVLKASTCTAKELESVKQIPNNDNTSQMIIPKPPPQVKFQSDSNTAPNKDSKEGTIKRIASFLKNDKKSNSSVNAKQSFKAKPMINREKLKDIKISSPIPIVDNELQVPEPDQTNLVQRTQSMRDPSSFDRKSNVQTFGSMRQPGTVRPKSVVGLRPKSPPPRPPVPTTLKPSGTVKTDLTGTNANFVKKAIAEINDTSSSESDNIYADIDEVINNKEALASNPNAGSNDSMGLLNEIVSEIEKKNGPTLYSNANVQTTRPAGGILPETGSSNNNSANNVIQINENVRTPVARVAPNIPDSVGKLKPNSFSSFKAERPLNTPSSGNVPKSKEPSTTSAKSKPELSLSVTNKPTSTHGSQPNSKPSTNTQLTKSTRKSTSSTSKPPQKPESTSTASVPGGKKNLVSQRAELWENNAKPKLGNKISSSNSSNNNKVSSAGRSSPAASDSTSGASTKPATISKRVKSFTPSSTSASGPAKTNTSVNKRKLSDLHSSADRQPNVSSSVVNRFETKNNKLDNATTNVRFATSNSNSSSSSKPNNTASA, from the exons CATTTACGACTGGTCATCCCAAAAATGAGTTTTCACAACATTTTATCATTAAACCTGAAATTTATCATGGAAGGCATAAACGGGCGATACGCAATACATTGGAAGAG GCAGGTTCTCATGCGTCCCATATTTCACTATCATACATTCATGATGGTGAACGCATAATTGCAGATTTGAAACTTAATGAGGAGCTTATTCCTCAAGGGCATTTTTTACGCTACCAAAATGGAACTGGTGGAAATGCTTTGAAAACTTTTAATAAGACTGATATTAACCTTTGCCATTACCAA GGTGCTATTAGAGGTAAGGCTAACTCACGTGTTGCCATTTCTACCTGCAATGGAATAAATGGACTTGTGTACGATGGCACTGAATCCTATTACATTTATTCCGATTCCGAGGGAGAATTGCAAAGTGATCATTATTTGTTCAG aaatTCAGATATGCTTTATAACGCAACTTGTGGTGTACATTCAGATCATGAACATGAACGTGAAGATTTTTTTATCGGTCAAGCAGCAAACAGGATTCTTCGT TACAAAAGATCGAAAGAAGAGAATATCATCCGAGGTCCATACAATGCTAATCGACATTCATCATTTGTTGAACTTGTTATAGTTGTTGATAATAAAGTTTACAAAGGCTTAGGAGAGAATATGAAAAAGGTCCACAATCACTGCAAAGATATCGCCAATATAGTGAACGCT CTCTATGTCCCACTTAATATATTTGTCGCGTTGGTTGGTGTGGTTGTTTGGAATGAATCAAACGAAATCGAATTGTCTAGCGATGGAGATGATACactgaaaaaatttttacattaCCGAAGGAATTCTTTATTGTCTTATCCAAATGACAATGCCCAGTTATTGACGAAAGAACAGTTTGAAGGTGGAGTTGTAG GTAAGGCGTTAAAGGGTCCAATTTGTACTTATGAGTACTCCGGCGGCGTATCTATGGAGCACAGTCAACTCGTAGCTGTCGTGGCCACAACGGTTGCCCACGAAATGGGACACAATTTTGGAATGGAGCACGATTCCACCGAATGTAAATGTGTGGAAGAGAAATGTATCATGTCAGCATCAAGTACCTCCTTAGTTCCTCGCCATTGGAGTTCATGTAGTATAGATCAATTGAATGTAGCTTTTTCTCATGGTATGAATTACTGCCTACGAAATAAGCCGACAAAACTCTTTGAATCTCCACAATGTGGAAATGGTTTCGTGGAACCCGGTGAACAGTGTGATTGTGGTCTACCAGAATTTTGCGAAAATAGCTGCTGTGATCCAGGTACGTGCATGCTTCATGCAAACGCGTCATGCGCTACGGGCGAATGTTGCGATTTAACAACGTGTCGGCCAAAAAATCCTGGAACAGAGTGtcgatcggctgatgaagaaTGCGACTTACCCGAGTATTGCACAGGAGAGTCTGAGTTCTGCCCGCCGGATATTTATAAGCGTGATACTGAAGTTTGTGATAATGGAAATGCATACTGCTATAGAGGCTCATGCAGGTCACGGGCCAatcaatgcaaaattttgtggggACCATCAGGAGACTCATCTGATCACTGTTACGAAAAGAACGTCGACGGCAACCGGCATGGGAACTGTGGTTACGATCGCTTGAAAAATGAGTATATTCCTTGTGCAGCAGCGGATGTGCACTGTGGAATGTTGCATTGTAAACATCTGAATGAACGCTTGGAATTTGGCATGGAGTCAGTTGCTATATTATCACACAGCTTCATGAGTCATGGAGGAACCATCATACCATGTAGAACTGCTATTGTAGATTTAGGCCTCCAATCACCTGATCCGGGGCTAGCACCGAACGGATCAAAGTGTGGATTGAATAAAATGTGTGTTGATCAAAAATGTGTGGGAATAGAAGCTTTGCATCTTAAAGGAATTGGTCCGAAATGCCCGAATGATTGCAACGGACAAGGAGTGTGTAACAGTGAGGGTCACTGCCATTGTAACGTTGGTTTCGCGCCTCCAGATTGCTCGAATCCCGGACAAGGAGGTTCCATCGATAGTGGGCCGGCAAGCAATCCAAATG GTCGAATCGGATTTACACGTGCTATGTACATATTTTTCCTAGGCATCGTACCGTGCATAGCTATCATATCATTTCTTACTTACTATTGGAAACAGAACCACCCGTTGCAGTTTCGTAAACCTTCGAATGT TACTAAGGTTACTTTGAAGACAAGCCCTACATCGCAAAGAATGCCGCCATCTAATCCAAGTACGGATGATATGAACTCAGCACTACTTAAATCACCGACTGACGACAATGCTTTCTTGCATAATTCCATGTTCGGTAAATTCAAAGGGTTCACTCTCAAACCGTTACCAAACTCGACAAATATTTCAAACAACACTGGTGCGAAAGTAGCTCTGGTGCATCCAGTGGCAAAACCACCGGATCCCTCGAAACAAGCCGGTTCTGTGCCTTTCCGCGCCGCACCACCTGTACCAAAGCGGCCGCCTTCAAGTGTGGAAAGAAATGATAATGAAAATACTGATCCCAATGTGAATTCGATGAAAGCACCAGCCCTTCCGCCGCCAAATGCAGGTTTTAACACTGCTCGTCCATTAATTTCAGACCCCGTTCTGAAGGCGTCCACATGCACTGCAAAAGAGTTGGAATCTGTGAAGCAAATTCCTAACAATGACAATACGTCCCAAATGATAATTCCGAAGCCTCCGCCACAGGTAAAATTCCAATCAGATTCTAATACGGCACCAAATAAAGATTCAAAAGAAGGAACCATTAAGCGAATAGCATCGTTTTTGAAAAACGACAAAAAATCCAATTCCTCGGTAAACGCCAAGCAATCCTTCAAAGCAAAACCAATGATAAAtcgagaaaaattgaaagataTAAAAATATCCTCTCCAATTCCGATAGTAGACAACGAGTTGCAGGTGCCAGAGCCTGATCAAACTAATCTTGTTCAACGAACGCAAAGTATGCGGGATCCATCCTCTTTCGATCGAAAGTCAAACGTACAAACGTTTGGATCCATGCGTCAGCCGGGCACTGTTAGGCCAAAAAGTGTAGTGGGACTGCGACCTAAAAGTCCGCCGCCTCGGCCGCCTGTGCCGACTACATTGAAGCCATCGGGAACTGTTAAAACCGATTTAACGGGAACAAATGCGAACTTTGTAAAAAAAGCAATCGCTGAAATAAATGATACGTCGTCCAGTGAATCAGAcaatatttatgcagatatagaCGAAGTGATAAATAACAAGGAGGCACTTGCCTCCAATCCCAATGCGGGAAGTAATGATAGTATGGGACTACTTAATGAAATCGTTAGTGAAATTGAGAAGAAAAATGGCCCAACTCTTTATTCGAATGCAAATGTGCAAACAACAAGACCGGCGGGAGGTATATTACCAGAGACGGGTTCTTCAAATAACAATTCAGCAAATAATGTTATCCAAATAAATGAGAACGTAAGAACGCCAGTAGCTCGCGTTGCTCCGAACATACCTGATTCTGTCGGGAAGTTGAAGCccaattcattcagtagttttaagGCTGAGCGGCCGCTGAACACACCCAGCAGTGGAAACGTTCCAAAATCAAAAGAACCCTCCACAACCAGTGCAAAGTCGAAGCCTGAGTTGAGTTTATCAGTCACTAATAAACCTACATCAACTCACGGATCGCAACCAAACAGCAAACCCTCCACTAACACACAGTTAACAAAGTCCACACGAAAATCGACTTCGTCCACTTCAAAGCCCCCGCAAAAACCGGAGTCGACCTCAACAGCATCCGTTCCTGGCGGCAAGAAAAATTTAGTTTCACAACGCGCAGAGTTGTGGGAGAATAATGCGAAACCTAAATTAGGAAATAAAATTAGTAGTAGTAatagtagtaataataataaagtgtcTAGTGCCGGTAGGTCGTCACCTGCGGCTTCAGACTCCACTAGTGGTGCGAGTACTAAACCTGCCACAATCAGCAAGAGGGTGAAAAGCTTCACGCCGTCATCGACATCAGCGTCAGGGCCGGCAAAAACAAATACCTCCGTGAACAAACGAAAACTAAGTGATTTGCATTCGTCTGCCGATAGGCAGCCGAATGTTTCCTCATCCGTGGTTAATAGGTTCGAAACGAAGAACAATAAGTTAGACAATGCAACAACAAATGTTCGCTTCGCAACAAGTAATAGTAATTCCTCGTCCAGTTCTAAACCAAATAATACCGCTTCTGCGTAA